atttaggcctcaaatgtgcatggggctctctcacttcagagccctgttgtatttcaaggtaacagttaaaggggtactccggtgaaaaccttttttcttttaaatcaactggtgccagaaagttaaacagatttgtaaattacttctaataaaaaatcttaatccttcctgtacttattagctgctgaatactacagagcaaatgattttctttttggaattctttctgatgacatcacgagcacagtgctctttgctgacatcagtataataataataactctttatttattgttgtccttagtgggatttgaacccaaggccccagcactgcaaggcagcagtgctaaacactgagccaccatgctgccctaagcatacatctgctatgcaagattgctaaaatggacagagatgtcagtagcgagcactgtggtcgtgatgtcatcagtgttctaaaaagaaaggaattgtctctgtttttttctccctgaaatgctggtgttacccaaattttttcattttcacaaggggtaatatgaaaaATGCCCTCAAAATgtctaaccccatttcttatgagcatataaataccccatatgtgaatgtaaagtgctctgcgggcgaattacaatgctcagaaggggagtcattgggctttttgagagagaattaggctggaattgaaggctgtgtgtgcttacaaagcccccatggtgccagaacagtggaccccttccacatgtgaccccatttttgaaactacacccctcacggaatgtaacaaggggtgcagtgagcatttacaccccacaggtgtctgacattttttgaacagtcgtctgtaaaaatgaaaaatttaatttttcatttgcacagcccactgttccaaagatctgtcaaatgccagtggggtgtaaatgctcactgcaccccttattcaattctgtgaggggtgtagtttccaaaatagtatgccatgtgggtattgtttactgttctggcatcatgggggctaaatgcgacatgaccccaaaaaccatttcagcaaaattcgctctccaaaagcccaatgccgcttcttcctttctgagccctctagtgcacccgcagatcactttgcaTGCACATATTTCCTTACtctgtatttccttactcgagagaaatggggttgcaaattttggggggaattttttcctattactccttgtgaaaatgaaaagtttggggtaacaccagcattttagtgataaaaatctaaattttaatttttacatcccactttaacgaaagtttgtcaatcatctgtggggtgttaaagctcactgtaccccttgttacgttccttgaggggtgcagtttccaaaatagtaggccatgtgtttttttttttggcaccataggggcttcctaaatgcgacatgcccccaaaaactatttcagctaaatttgctttccaaaagccaaatgtgactccttctcttctgagcattgtagttcgacccgcagagcattttatatcccaacatggggtatttccatactcaaaagagatggagttacaaattttgggtggcatttccccccattaccctttgtaaaaatggtacatttggggaataaaactgcactttagtgaaaaattttttttttcatttacacattcgactttaacgaaaagtcgtcaaacacctgtggggttgtaaggcttactggacccctagttacatgccttgaggggtgtagtttccaaaatagtgtgccatgtgtttttttttttttttttttttgctgttctggcaccataggggcttcctaaatgtgacatgcccctcaaaaaccatttcagaaaaactcactctccaaaatcccaatgtcgctccttcccttctgagccccctactgggctcgccgagcacttcacatacacatatgaggtatttccttacttccgTACTGgggtacacattttggggggctttttctcctattacctcttataaaaattcaaaaactgggtctacaagaacatgcgagtgtaaaaaaatgaagatttttctccttcactttgctgctattcctgtgaaacagctaaagggttaacaaactttctgaatgtcattttgaatactttgaggggtgcaaattttataatggggtcatttaaagGGTATCTCTAATATAAAgtcccttgaaatccacttcaaaactgaactggtccctgaaaaattccgattttgaaaattttgagaaaaattagaaaattgctgctgaactttgaagccatctgatgtcttccaaaagtaaaaacatgttaactttatgatggaaacataaagtagatatattgtatatgtgaatcaatatatcatttatttggaatgtctattttccttacaagcagagagcttcaaaataagaaaaatgctacattttttattttttcatcaaatttttgaatttttcaccaagaaatgatggaagtatcgacaaaaatttaccactaacaaagtagagtatgtcacgaaaaaagcttctaagaatcagaatgaaaagtaaaagcatcccagagttattaatgcttaaagtgatagtggtcagaattgcaaaaaatgctcctgtccttagggttataatgggctacgTCTCCAAGGGGTTAATCAGAACTAGTTTAGTACTGAACATGCTTTTCCTAACTAGTTCTGAATAGAACAGCTGTTTAAAATATTGGAATGGATAGTGGATTACATCCAGTGAAATTAGTTGTGGTTTTAATATTCCTCCCTTGGTGAAtttataaatgaatgaataaaagttatgttttataagaGTAGGGATTATGAGGATTCGAGTGCCTTATGGGCACACTTGTTGTTTAGCACAttttggcacaatgacacagcctggtggtggcagcagcatgaggagaccaaattatGGCAGAattacccagcctggaggtggcaacagcctggggcctcacaattgagaagattaaaaatatatattttttaatttaaattgaagattccagcagccagcagcatgaggagaccacatggccacggtgtgtctggttcctctgtctcgcctttttcataaccctgtagctccacaacctactcctgttcctcctctcctgtcagatgactataaaaaccacccatttcgcaaaGCCTTGCCTGTCCCCCTCTCCCTCCAGTTCAGACtccatagggctcatgtggccgtgagatgtaggcgccacgtctccagtgccctgaaccagccatcgtttccaacacatgttgtaggaaatgaagcagtcaAATGACTTCATTCACCCCGTAATCGGTGATGGATTTCCACTGTTCGTatggtcggtccaacatatggagggtggaatttcaatgtgtggaaacgttgcaaatcagactatgttgagggatgccgttctgacactgcagctcaaggagggtgtgctttgcggtgtacaagtggctgaagtgcatgcaaagtttcctggtcaatgttaggatgtcttgcagatggggggaacacttcaggaaccgcttgacaaacagattgaacacgtgtgccatgcagggcgtatggctcaggcttccttgacgcagacaagatgttcttcccgttgtcggtcaccatggttcccatttccagttttcgtggagttagccatgattcgatttcttgatgagtcacttttagcagttcctcccctttgtgactccatttaccaaagcaaaccatgtgaagaacagcgtgacaccgccgtgccctgcacacatggtataatggaggggcactgagacttgtccgtgcagtggaggctgaggacacggtggaggatgaggaggcagagtcacacactgttgcaggaccaacggcctgatagcgtggaggcggaagccgcgtgacttgtccaagttgctgtggtggctgtgcaggaaccacattcacccagtgggccataaaggacatgtattgtccctgaccatagttacagctccacacgtcggcgttgCCATGCACTatggtacactttggtagagtggggtgttggttgttaataccagtacccggtgatgaatgtGGGTGAAAGaatgagaacttggcatcagatgtgtggcatcaggcaggtgggaggatcagaatagtagctgaggcaggtaggcagaagaaaacggtctcttgtcAAAATGTTGGTGTgcgcaagtaagtattgaggatatgcattacgtaaaacttaactttaaatATTATTCttagattaaataaaaaattttggtccatatattttatcctaacaaaaggaaaggtgtgcaaaaaaaaaacgccatgtgccacctacaccaccaagtattgatgtgatgcaaagacctctaaaaggtggaaaggaacaacatatggtccatcgtaacaggtgggggtaaaaacttcccctgtaaggtcctactctcgcactattaattcccttattggcaagtgttactcgcattaaaaagggcagccccacacaggaagctctccctattttcccctaaaaacactgccatttcccagggtttttaggtggaaatagggattggttcctgtgcgGGGCCGCCCTCTTTAGGATGAGcaacacttgcctccaaaaggtggaaggcaaCAAcgcattgtccattgtagcaggtgggtgtaaaaacttcccgtgtaaggccctactcttgccctattaattcccttattggcaagtgctactctccctaaaaagggcggccccacacaggaactaatcgatatttccaactaaaaaccctgggaaatggcagtgttttaggtggaaatagggagaggttcctttgcgtcaacacttgccaagaatggaattaatagtgcgagagtaaggccttacaggggacatttttaccctcacctgttacaatggaccatacgttgttcccttccaacttttaatggtctttgcatcgcatcaatacttagtggtgtaggtggcacatagtgttttttgcacacctttcctttcgttagagtaaaaaagaaaaatttgggtccatatattttatcctaagaaaaggtacgttttagctaatgcatatcctcaaaacttacttgtggtctgatgcagaggaatttttgtaactggggaccagcaccttaattatgttttgcagtatccatggcagcacaatgagagagcttgaaggtggtagcatcagcatgaggagaccatatggcggcacaatgaaagagcctggaggtggcagcatcagcatgaggagaccatatagcggtacaatgacaaagcctggaggtggcagcagcatgaggagaccatatggcagcaaaatgagagagcctggacgtggcagcatcagaatgaggagaccatatggcggcacaatgacagagcatggaggtggcagcatcagcatgaggagaccatgtggcggcacaatgacaaagcctggaggtggcagcagcagcatgaggagaccatatggcagcaaaatgagagagcctggaggtggcagcagcagcatgaggaggccatatggaagcacattgacagagcctggaggtggtagcagccgcATGAGGGACATGCCagctgagggttgagtctgaggaaccgacTAACTGgaggtgttggatgtcacttgggatgaagtgaatgaccgagtgaaccaatcagtCACAgctgcccctactctgctgcgacctctgcctgcaccttatgaatttaggcctctgccactttgactggccaatcacagtaactaggcctaaattattttaacaggaaaatatagacAGGACACCACATCGGTGTACGTAGAGTGTACACTTATGAGAAGAGGactatgtgctccactacgcttaaccccttaaggactcatgatgtactgctacgtcatgagtccgctcccgatctataacacggggccacggcgtggctcgggcccggcctctaacaacagccgggacccgtgtctaatagcgcgtggcactgatcgcagtgcggcccgctattaacccttcagacgcggcgatcaaagttgatcgccgcgtctgaaaacaaaagtaaaatgttcccggcagctcagtcgggctgatcgggacatcgcgataaaatcgcgatgttccgatcagctgggacgcaggcggaggtctccttacctctctctgcggcgtccgatcatcgattgattgctccaagcctgactatggctatggctttgcagggatcagcataggagatcagtgtgtgcagtgctataggtccctatgggagctataacactgcaaaaaaagtgaaaaaaaaaagtgaacaaaggtcatttaaccccttccctattaaaatcaccccacttttcccataaaaaaactgtgtaaataaaaataaacatatgtggtatcgccgtgtgcgaaaatgtccgaactataaaaatttatcgttaattaaatcgcacggtcaatggcgtgtgcgccaaaaaattccaaagtccaaaatatggtatttttggtcactttttatatcatgtaaaaatgaataaaaagcgttaaaaaaatccgatcaatacaaaaatggtaccgataaaaacttcagaacacggcgcaaaaaatgagtcctcataccggcccgtacgcggaaaaaaaaagttataggggttagaagatgagaatttttaacatatacattttcctgcatgtagttatgatttttttccaaagtacgactaAATCAAATctgtataagtaggggatcattttaaccgtatagacctacagaataaagataaggtgttatttttaccaaaaaatgcactgcgtagaaacggaagcacccaaaagttacaaaatgaaattttttcttcaattttgtcacacaatgatttctttttccgtttcgccgtggattttttggtaaaatgactaatgtcactgcaaagtagaattggtggcgcaaaaaataagccataatatggatttttaggtgcaaaatttaaagcgttctgatttttggaaggtgatgaaaaatgaaaatgcaaaacggaaaaacgctgagtccttaaggggttaaaactgtattagactacagaaacaactgtgtagctttgtctggcctttcacagtaactaggcccaaattagtttaacagggaaatatataaaggacacaacatagatgtacatacagtttatacttatgagaggtggacagtgcgctccactacaaactgcataaggctacaaagacaagtgtgcagttttggctggcctttcacggtaACTAGGCCctaattagttttacaggaaaaaaaaacgtacactatctatgtatgcacaggttacacttgagaggacaataagctctgctacacaacctgtattaggcactgtaatcaggtgactacgGCTtatcgtgctcaccctaactggcccctgttagctttagagttgttgtacacccaactgcagcagcacagaatcgctgtgtagtagagcccagtacagtattattaggcactaatagcaggtgacaatggcttttagtgctcagcctaactggacCCTATAAGCTTTaaagttgctgtacaccccactgcagcagtacagaatcgctgtgtagtagagcccaatacagtattattatgcactaatagcaggtggcaatggcttttagtgctgagcctaactggcccctataagctttagagtttctGTACACAACTGCAGCAgtagagtcgctgtgtattacatcCAAAAGtggactttctctctctctctctctctctctctctcccccccccccccttccctgtcagtgcttttctgaagTGATTTGGATTTGTGCTGAATCactgctgtcaagctgttttctgtgcaacgcatctgctctatctctccctgcaatgaaacgctctctctctgaaataaaatgctgaaatggctggctgcagtatggctgccgattatatagggctgtgacatcacaggggtgactggctgcatgtgatttagggtcatcccacctaaccaccatcccagagttccttgccccatgtcctcacatatggaactcccattttagatgccctggagcctggaccgcactaaatatagtttaatgaagctatttgtttaattgaatcgcggcgatatttggatttgttgcgaatcaaatttttcctaataatcataacgaattcggatttgtcagattcgattcgctcatccctaatgatCATCATTAATAGCGTATGTACTGGTTAAGGCAGGATCTTCTAATCtcatgttatattttatttcaaGACAGTGAAAATTGCCAAAATTGTCCTGAGGATCAATGGCCAAATGTGGAAAAAGACAAATGTTTATCAAAAATGAAAGATTTTCTATCTTATGAGCAGGACATATTGGCTGCATTTCTATCTTCCATATCTGGACTATTTCTCATCATAACTGTCTCTGTATCAGGGATTTTCATCTCATTCTTGGACTCTCCTATAGTAAAAGCCAATAATCGGAACATCAGCTTCATTCTTCTTCTATCCCTGAAGCTGAGTTTATTCTGTGTGTTCCTGTTCATCGGTCACCCAGATGATATAACCTGCATGTTACGACAAATCTCCACCGGAGTCACCTTCACTGTTGCGGTGTCCTCTATCCTGGCCAAGACCATTATGGTTTCCATCGCTTTCAAAGCCACCAGACCTGGAAGCTCCTGGAGGAAATGGATGGGGGTAACACTGCCCAATTCTGTAGTATTGATCTGCTCCCTTGTTCAGGTTCTGAATGGAATTATTTGGTTGTCGGTTTCTCCTCCATTTCAGGAGCAGGACATTGACTCTTACCCTGGAAAGATCATCATTCAGTGTAATGAAGGTTCTGTGGTGGCTTTTTATTTCATGTTGGGTTATTTGGGGTTTCTGGCAGCGGTGAGTTTTGTTTTGGCCTTTATGGTGAGGACATTACCTGATATCTATAATGAAGCCAAGTACATCACCTTCAGCATGCTGCTGTTCTGCAGTGTGTGGATCTGTGCCATCCCAGCGTATCTGAGCAGTAAGGGGAAAAACATGGTCATGATGGAGATATTTGCTATATTGGCTTCAGAGATTGGGATTCTGGGCTGTATATTTTTTCCCAAATGCTACAATATTATTATGAGGCCGGAGATGAACAGTAAAAGGCAGTTACTGGAGAAAAAATAGTTCATCTGCCTATAGTACTTAGCACGTTGTTATTAAAATGGCTTCTTATCTGATGCTGTACACATATAATAAACTATATGAGCCATAATATAAAACTTATTGTTATATATTAAAAACCACCAGCAAGAAATATGTATTCCCAACAGTGCAGAAAGATTCCAGTCTACTGACCGAGCCAAACAGAGATTTATGAAAGGTAAAACAATAGAATGGTCATACCCAATATCACCCATATATCCATCAGGCCAAAGCATCGTCCAGTTGCACCTTCACACAAAAGCCactaagaaaaacatttttttttctccaaatataGATATTCTTACAATTCCTACCTGTTTCTGTTCACATATATGCTTAATAAATATGGCTACATCCTCAGGGAACTGCCGTGCTGCCAGATACTGAAGGAATATTCTGTAAAATGTGTGGTGAATTACAACATTCAGACATAAGATAGCGACTGTGTAGTGGTTTCGCTAGGGTAAGGTCAGAGGGGACCATAGTCCCACCTACATCATGCTGTTCCCCCCTACATCATGCTGTCCCCCCTACATTATGCTGTGTTCCCCCCACATCATGCTGTGCATCCCCTAAATTGTTATAGTCAGCTCTCTCTGTCTTCGCCTCTGTGTTGATTTCTATGGTCAGTCCTCCCTGTCCTCTCCTTGTTCTGGTCTCTATGGCCAGCCCTATCTTTACTGTACTGATCTCTATGATCAGTCCTCTCTGTCTTGTACTGACCTCTATGGTCAATCCTCTTTGTTTTCTCCCTGTACTGACCTCTACAATCAGTTTTCTCTGTCcatcccctgtgctgatctctaGGGTGGGTCCTCTCTGTCTTTCCCCTGTGCTGACATCTATGGTCAGTCCTTTCTGTCCTCTTCCTTTGCTACTCTCTATAGTCAGTCCTCTATGTCCTCTCCCTTTACTGATCTCTATGGTCAGCCCTCTCTTTTGTCCTTTCATTGTGCTGAGTTTTGTGAGTCATCTCTGTGCTGTACTAATCTCTATGGTCAGTCCTCTCTGTCCTCTTGCTGTACTGATCTATGTGGTCAGTCCTCTCTGTCCTCTTGCTGTACTGATCTATGTGGTCAATCCTCTCTGTCCTCTTGCTGTACTGATCTATATGCTCAGTCCTCTCTGTGCTGAACTGATCTCTATGTTTAGTCTTCTCTGTCCCGTACTGATCTCCAGGATCAGTTCTCTCTGTCCTCTCCCTGTGCTTATCTCTATGGACAGTCCTCGCTGTGCTGTCCTTGTCATGATCTTTATGGTCAGTCCTTTCAGTATGTCAGTATAACAAGCATGACACACCAATTTAAACTTTTTTGGGCAGCAGTGGGTGACAGGTATTCTGATGATCCCAAGTTACCCGGTGAGGTGAAAAGAATTGTAtagtggaagagtggtgcagttgtccaaagCAAACAATTtgatttgtttttctgtttttttttcttctatgctTTGAAAGGCCAGCAATAAATACTCTTAATATGTTTGCGGTGATCCAAATTTACTTAACATTATGCCAAGTTTACAGATTAGAGTTCCTAAAATGCTATTATAAGGCTATTCCACAAATGCTCTGTTACTCAAAAAGGTGAACATGGTAAATATCTTCTACTGCAATGTCAGAAGCGGATTACTGGATTGTGCGCAAAAATTATACACCAAAATTCAACCTCCAACACAGCCAGAAATccaataataaatccccccccagttAATCTATCCTCGTTGCCCCCACTGTACTGTCACAAGAGACCCCCATCTCTGACAGAGTGCTTAATATTGGATCACTTATTaaacctgtgtttcccaactagtgtgtctccagctgttgtatgggcatgctgggagttgtagttttgctggaggcatgctggttggaaaacagcACATTGTATTAACCCCTTGAAGACAAATTAAAATCTTTGCATTTATATGTTTCCCTTCCTCCTATACAGATGGGATATTACAACAATATCCCATCTGTATAGtattaaaaaatgaaaacttaaaaaaaaaaaaaaaaaggccatgcttaaccccttaaggactcagggtttttccgttttggcactttcgttttttcctcctaaccttttaaaaatcataaccctttcaattttgcatctacagacccatatgagggcttgacatcagtcattttaccaaaaaatctacgac
Above is a genomic segment from Hyla sarda isolate aHylSar1 chromosome 1, aHylSar1.hap1, whole genome shotgun sequence containing:
- the LOC130267153 gene encoding vomeronasal type-2 receptor 26-like produces the protein MKDFLSYEQDILAAFLSSISGLFLIITVSVSGIFISFLDSPIVKANNRNISFILLLSLKLSLFCVFLFIGHPDDITCMLRQISTGVTFTVAVSSILAKTIMVSIAFKATRPGSSWRKWMGVTLPNSVVLICSLVQVLNGIIWLSVSPPFQEQDIDSYPGKIIIQCNEGSVVAFYFMLGYLGFLAAVSFVLAFMVRTLPDIYNEAKYITFSMLLFCSVWICAIPAYLSSKGKNMVMMEIFAILASEIGILGCIFFPKCYNIIMRPEMNSKRQLLEKK